A single genomic interval of Musa acuminata AAA Group cultivar baxijiao chromosome BXJ3-4, Cavendish_Baxijiao_AAA, whole genome shotgun sequence harbors:
- the LOC103980748 gene encoding protein trichome birefringence-like 19, which translates to MKANSCPELQNGSRTSLQNTSRIVLLLTATLLLLTIIPLYLFPLLATSLAWRSLSDSSSSSSSSSSSSGDMARDSIAGLGVAQHSCDIFRGEWVPNPNAPYYTNESCWAIHDHQNCMMFGRPDTGFMKWRWKPTHCELPVFNPAQFLELVRGKSLAFVGDSVGRNQMQSLICLLHRVTYVVDASLTQDEKFRRYHFPTHNFTVASFWSPFLVRAHEADPNGPTHTGLFNLYLDEPDTNWTTKMTEFDYVIVSAGHWFFRPAMFFEGGQLVGCHYCLDPNVTDLTMYYSYRRAFRAAFGVFNSLEGFRGTVFLRTFAPSHFENGEWDKGGNCVRQQPFRRDETRLDGINLEMYMTQVEEFREAEMEGREKGVRFRLLDTTDAMLLRPDGHPSRYGHLPHEKVTMYNDCVHWCLPGPIDTWNDFLLHMLKNEGGRARSRNARKSTIK; encoded by the exons ATGAAGGCTAACTCATGCCCGGAGCTTCAGAATGGGAGCAGAACGAGCCTTCAGAACACCTCCAGGATCGTTCTTCTTCTGACTGcaaccctcctcctcctcaccaTCATTCCTCTGTATCTCTTCCCTTTGTTAGCCACATCACTTGCATGGAGAAGCCTGTccgattcatcatcatcatcatcatcttcttcttcttcttcgggtgACATGGCCCGTGATTCCATTGCCGGTCTGGGAGTGGCACAGCATTCGTGTGACATCTTCCGAGGGGAGTGGGTTCCGAACCCTAACGCGCCGTACTACACCAACGAGAGCTGCTGGGCCATCCATGACCACCAGAATTGCATGATGTTTGGAAGGCCCGACACGGGCTTCATGAAGTGGAGGTGGAAACCGACGCACTGCGAGCTGCCGGTCTTCAACCCGGCGCAGTTCCTGGAGCTCGTCAGGGGAAAGTCCCTGGCGTTCGTCGGCGACTCCGTCGGGAGGAACCAAATGCAGTCCCTCATCTGTCTCCTCCACAGA GTGACGTACGTGGTGGATGCCTCCCTCACTCAAGACGAGAAGTTCCGACGCTATCACTTCCCCACCCACAACTTCACCGTCGCCAGCTTCTGGTCTCCGTTCCTGGTAAGGGCCCACGAAGCCGACCCCAATGGTCCCACGCACACTGGCCTGTTCAACCTGTACCTGGACGAGCCCGACACCAACTGGACCACCAAGATGACGGAGTTCGACTACGTGATCGTGTCGGCCGGGCACTGGTTTTTCCGGCCGGCAATGTTCTTCGAGGGCGGCCAGCTCGTCGGTTGCCACTACTGCCTGGACCCGAACGTCACCGACCTGACCATGTACTACAGCTACCGGCGGGCGTTCCGGGCGGCGTTCGGGGTCTTCAACAGCCTCGAAGGATTCAGGGGGACGGTGTTCCTGCGGACGTTCGCGCCGTCGCACTTCGAGAACGGCGAGTGGGACAAGGGGGGGAACTGCGTGCGGCAGCAGCCGTTCCGCCGCGACGAGACGAGACTGGACGGCATCAACCTCGAGATGTACATGACGCAGGTGGAGGAGTTCCGGGAGGCAGAGATGGAGGGGCGGGAGAAGGGCGTCAGGTTCCGGCTGCTGGACACCACGGATGCGATGCTGCTGAGGCCGGACGGGCACCCCAGCCGGTACGGCCACCTGCCACACGAGAAGGTGACGATGTACAACGACTGCGTGCACTGGTGCCTGCCGGGGCCCATCGACACGTGGAACGACTTCTTGCTCCACATGCTGAAGAACGAGGGTGGGAGAGCGCGTTCTCGGAACGCCCGGAAGTCCACCATCAAGTAG